A region of Paenibacillus sp. 37 DNA encodes the following proteins:
- a CDS encoding glycosyltransferase family 2 protein, translating into MAQAYRYSIIIPMYNEEAVIEETYRRLKKVMGSTGESYELLFINDGSVDRSAQMIRDYARWDESVKLIDFARNFGHQIAITAGMDYAVGDAVVIIDADLQDPPELILDMIAKWKEGYEVVYARRTRRSGETRFKKWSASLFYRVLRASTDTDIPVDTGDFRLIDRKVCDEMKRLPEKNRFVRGLVSWVGFRQTAIEYERDERLAGETKYPLKRMLKLSLDGITSFSYKPLKLAGYVGAILSVGGFIYMLTVIVSAIFTDSTIKGWPSIVSIMLMFNGFILIMLGILGEYVGRIYDETKARPLYIVRDVVQAESQQAQSRLTARVAHHD; encoded by the coding sequence ATGGCTCAAGCGTACCGATACAGCATTATTATTCCCATGTATAACGAGGAAGCGGTGATCGAGGAGACTTATCGGCGTCTGAAGAAGGTCATGGGCAGCACAGGAGAGAGCTATGAACTGTTGTTTATCAATGATGGCAGCGTGGATCGAAGTGCACAGATGATCCGTGATTACGCACGTTGGGACGAGAGTGTGAAGCTGATTGATTTTGCTCGTAACTTCGGACATCAGATTGCGATAACAGCGGGTATGGATTACGCAGTGGGGGATGCGGTGGTTATTATTGATGCGGATCTGCAGGACCCTCCCGAACTGATACTGGATATGATCGCCAAATGGAAAGAGGGTTATGAAGTCGTATATGCCCGTCGCACCAGACGAAGTGGAGAAACTCGCTTCAAGAAATGGTCGGCAAGTCTGTTCTATCGTGTACTTCGTGCCTCAACGGATACGGATATCCCAGTGGACACCGGAGATTTTCGCCTGATTGACCGCAAAGTATGTGATGAGATGAAACGTCTTCCGGAGAAAAACCGATTTGTGCGCGGGTTGGTCAGTTGGGTTGGATTTCGTCAGACGGCTATTGAATATGAACGTGATGAACGTCTGGCAGGCGAAACAAAATATCCGCTAAAACGCATGCTGAAGCTGAGCCTGGACGGCATTACTTCATTTTCGTATAAACCGCTCAAACTTGCAGGTTATGTAGGTGCGATCCTGTCGGTTGGCGGATTCATCTATATGTTAACGGTTATTGTTTCGGCCATATTTACGGATTCAACAATTAAGGGATGGCCATCCATTGTGAGTATCATGCTGATGTTTAATGGATTCATCCTGATCATGCTGGGTATTCTGGGCGAGTACGTTGGCCGAATCTATGATGAGACCAAGGCACGTCCACTATACATCGTAAGAGATGTGGTTCAGGCCGAGAGTCAGCAAGCGCAATCCCGATTGACAGCCCGAGTTGCTCATCATGACTAA
- a CDS encoding response regulator transcription factor: MKLSSGIKIILADDEPHILQFLELGLSNEGFDVRTAPDGAAALELALEFRPHMAILDVMMPEMDGFEVVERLRKTGTQVGVIMLTAKDEVENRVKGLWLGADDYMIKPFAFDELLARIQARLRNQFPLLIGAVTHGPFRIDDQRKEITYQNQVLELSPTEYELLKFIVLNHGIVLSKATILSRVWGYDFGGEENIVEVYVRSLRDKLGDKEHKLIRTLRGVGYRVDL; this comes from the coding sequence ATGAAGCTTAGCAGCGGAATTAAAATAATATTGGCTGATGATGAACCGCATATTTTGCAATTTCTGGAGCTTGGATTAAGCAATGAAGGCTTCGATGTGCGTACGGCACCGGATGGAGCGGCTGCGCTTGAGTTGGCACTTGAATTCAGGCCACATATGGCTATTCTGGATGTCATGATGCCAGAGATGGATGGATTCGAAGTGGTCGAGCGACTTCGTAAGACCGGAACTCAGGTTGGCGTTATTATGCTGACAGCGAAGGACGAAGTCGAGAATCGGGTTAAGGGCCTTTGGCTAGGTGCTGATGATTACATGATCAAACCCTTTGCCTTCGACGAGCTGCTCGCTCGGATTCAGGCCAGACTGCGCAATCAATTTCCTTTATTAATAGGAGCTGTCACCCACGGTCCCTTCCGAATTGATGATCAGCGCAAAGAAATAACCTATCAGAATCAGGTCCTGGAGCTATCTCCTACCGAATACGAACTGTTAAAATTTATTGTGCTTAATCATGGGATTGTACTTAGCAAAGCAACCATTTTGAGCCGGGTATGGGGGTATGATTTTGGCGGAGAAGAAAATATTGTGGAGGTATATGTTCGCTCCTTGCGCGACAAACTCGGGGACAAAGAGCATAAACTCATACGCACGCTTCGGGGTGTTGGGTACAGGGTGGATCTCTAA
- a CDS encoding ATP-binding cassette domain-containing protein: protein MQGNLPIITLEDVRVHYASEGGQVRKALDGVSLMLHQGEWISIVGANGSGKSTLAGLLIGFIPLSGGVRDISDELTVRGVLQQPDAQVLGDTIEEEFHFALSPLMDSVEEQLEHRQDALHTVGLQYPPEKAVSQLSGGQKQLLNIAVALAAKPDILILDEPTAMLDPGARDRIEAIVQKITQRGTTVVWITHHLEEATLCDRIIAMERGRCVYNGEPESFFYETELNEKATRENVQLSPCERLGLDPPFTVKTALLLKQKGMMPEAMPLRPEQLAKEVARWRSS, encoded by the coding sequence ATGCAAGGCAACCTGCCTATAATTACATTAGAAGATGTTCGAGTGCATTATGCTTCCGAAGGTGGTCAGGTGAGAAAAGCACTGGATGGGGTCTCACTTATGCTGCACCAAGGAGAATGGATTAGTATTGTAGGGGCGAATGGCAGTGGAAAAAGCACACTCGCTGGACTACTGATTGGATTCATTCCACTATCTGGAGGGGTACGGGATATCTCGGATGAACTTACCGTTCGGGGTGTATTGCAGCAACCGGATGCACAGGTACTAGGCGATACGATTGAAGAGGAGTTTCATTTTGCGCTGTCACCATTGATGGATTCTGTAGAAGAGCAATTGGAGCACAGGCAGGATGCATTACATACCGTAGGACTTCAATATCCCCCGGAGAAGGCCGTCTCACAATTATCCGGTGGACAGAAACAACTGCTTAATATTGCTGTAGCGCTCGCAGCCAAACCGGATATATTGATTCTGGATGAGCCAACAGCAATGCTTGATCCGGGAGCAAGAGACCGTATCGAGGCCATCGTTCAGAAGATTACCCAGCGGGGGACAACGGTGGTCTGGATTACACACCATCTGGAGGAAGCAACCCTGTGTGATCGAATCATTGCTATGGAGAGGGGACGTTGTGTGTACAACGGGGAGCCGGAGTCCTTTTTCTATGAAACAGAGCTGAATGAGAAGGCTACACGGGAAAATGTACAGCTATCCCCCTGTGAACGGTTAGGGTTGGATCCTCCTTTTACTGTAAAAACTGCGTTATTGCTCAAGCAAAAAGGTATGATGCCAGAAGCCATGCCACTGCGACCTGAGCAACTGGCTAAGGAGGTCGCACGTTGGAGATCGAGCTAA
- a CDS encoding sensor histidine kinase: MNSLPKKNKLRLRRLHQWIWPRSLRSQLLSRSLFVLAGLLLLIGILQFWIMESFLYRNQAKTMEEQLMSMPPVWLGIQSRSGSSNNPFGGQAGNGSGNRVLFIPDRSLALFDNQGTFEDVFGEDGLKAPHLSSVEYQDITEELKEQKHIPYRIVTDSQGNEQLIVFASPGPRNRGLPMVQMGTATKPLRDLIIKQLLIFLMLSLLAMVAGLILYTKVLRRTLVPLSNMVNKVQQIDAGSLAERLPVVQGQEEVDQLAVSFNGMLERLENSFEAERESKEQMQRFLSDASHELRTPLTSIHGFIEVLQRGAATNQDQLYKALDSMHGESVRINKLVEDLLLLTKLDQAPRQEREVIQLDSLLLEMQPQLAMMAQRRSIYLDLTAEVYVLADPYKLKQVVLNLFHNAVQHTDPEHGAISITLYATHHKAELSVKDNGTGIEPEHLPHIFERFYRTSSSRSRKQGGAGLGLAITRSIVESYGGKITVRSQVGVGTEFMILMPLYKTDV, encoded by the coding sequence ATGAACTCGCTGCCTAAGAAAAATAAACTACGTTTAAGACGTCTTCACCAATGGATCTGGCCTCGTTCACTGCGTTCTCAATTGCTCTCACGTTCTCTGTTCGTGCTTGCTGGGCTACTATTGTTAATCGGTATCCTGCAATTCTGGATCATGGAAAGCTTTCTCTATCGGAATCAGGCAAAAACCATGGAAGAACAGCTCATGTCCATGCCCCCGGTTTGGCTCGGAATTCAGTCACGTAGTGGCTCTTCCAACAATCCTTTCGGTGGACAGGCAGGAAACGGGTCTGGCAATCGGGTGCTATTTATTCCGGACCGTTCACTGGCCCTGTTTGATAATCAAGGTACGTTCGAGGATGTTTTTGGGGAAGACGGTCTGAAAGCTCCTCATCTATCAAGCGTTGAATATCAAGACATTACAGAAGAGTTGAAAGAACAAAAACATATTCCCTACCGGATCGTAACGGATAGCCAAGGGAATGAACAATTGATTGTATTCGCCTCACCGGGTCCACGCAATCGAGGCTTACCCATGGTCCAGATGGGCACAGCTACGAAGCCACTGAGAGACTTGATTATTAAACAGCTTCTGATCTTCCTCATGTTATCGCTGTTGGCCATGGTAGCCGGTCTTATTTTATACACTAAGGTATTACGCCGGACGCTGGTTCCCCTGTCCAACATGGTGAATAAAGTACAGCAGATCGATGCAGGTAGCCTCGCAGAACGCCTTCCTGTCGTTCAGGGACAAGAGGAAGTGGATCAGCTCGCAGTTTCATTCAATGGCATGCTTGAAAGGCTGGAGAACTCGTTTGAAGCGGAGCGGGAATCGAAAGAGCAGATGCAGCGTTTCTTGTCTGATGCTTCCCATGAGCTTCGTACCCCGCTCACCTCCATTCACGGCTTCATTGAAGTTCTACAACGGGGTGCAGCGACCAATCAAGATCAATTGTATAAAGCACTGGACAGCATGCACGGCGAATCCGTACGAATTAACAAGCTGGTTGAAGATTTGCTGTTACTAACCAAGCTGGATCAGGCTCCAAGGCAGGAGCGGGAGGTCATTCAGCTGGATAGTCTGCTGCTCGAAATGCAACCACAACTTGCCATGATGGCTCAACGAAGATCCATTTATCTCGATCTGACGGCTGAAGTATATGTACTGGCTGACCCTTACAAGCTGAAGCAGGTTGTGCTGAATCTGTTCCATAATGCGGTGCAGCACACCGATCCAGAGCACGGAGCCATCTCCATAACGTTGTATGCCACGCACCATAAGGCTGAATTGTCAGTAAAGGATAACGGCACAGGCATCGAACCTGAACATCTGCCTCATATCTTTGAGCGATTTTACCGCACAAGCAGTTCTCGTTCGCGCAAACAAGGTGGTGCAGGTCTCGGTCTAGCCATTACCCGCTCAATTGTGGAGTCGTATGGTGGGAAAATTACAGTACGAAGTCAGGTAGGCGTGGGAACTGAATTTATGATTTTGATGCCGCTATATAAGACTGATGTCTAG
- a CDS encoding GNAT family N-acetyltransferase produces the protein MREIDYSQYFWQDDKVRLRALREEDWEDHYYNRFDTPARRLLECAVELPPTHVEAKNFTENFSDFSLAKGRIMFTIVNMDGENVGGVNLNSIDERNGTFSIGIQIDRDHRGKGYGTRAVRILLKYAFFERRLNKFNDSVLEGNEPSAAMMRKLGCVQEGVRRQVIYTDGKYQDMILFGLTKDEFMAKEGLV, from the coding sequence ATGAGAGAGATCGATTATAGTCAATATTTCTGGCAGGATGATAAGGTCAGGTTGCGTGCTTTGCGTGAAGAAGATTGGGAAGATCATTATTACAACCGCTTTGATACACCTGCCCGGCGGTTATTGGAGTGTGCAGTAGAGTTACCGCCAACCCATGTTGAAGCGAAGAATTTCACGGAAAACTTCTCTGATTTTTCTTTAGCCAAAGGACGGATCATGTTTACCATTGTAAATATGGATGGTGAAAATGTCGGAGGTGTGAATCTGAACAGCATTGATGAAAGGAACGGTACCTTTAGCATTGGCATTCAAATTGACAGGGATCATCGAGGAAAAGGATACGGAACCAGAGCCGTACGAATCTTGCTGAAGTATGCCTTCTTCGAACGCAGGCTCAACAAATTCAATGATTCTGTACTTGAAGGAAATGAACCTTCTGCAGCCATGATGAGAAAACTTGGATGTGTTCAGGAAGGTGTGCGTCGCCAGGTGATCTACACCGATGGAAAATACCAGGATATGATCCTCTTTGGATTAACCAAAGACGAGTTTATGGCAAAAGAGGGCCTTGTTTGA
- a CDS encoding ArnT family glycosyltransferase yields the protein MDLVLLPIVLLAAFLNGYGIWNDQYANSYYTTAVGSMLSNFHNFFYASLDSAGSVTVDKPPVVFWIQTAFAYVFGLHGWSVILPQVLAGIGSVLLIYFMVKPTYGLAAARISALAMATVPVVAAVSRTNNIDSMLVFTLLLGSWFLFKGSKQGSAWRILVAFGLIGIAFNMKMLQAYMILPAFYLFYLLAFQAKWRRKIILMIGSTAVLAVVSLSWAVTVDSIPEDQRPYIGSSETNSVMELAFGYNGLARLTGQQNTAGNAGKPNGIGQGNNRGNRGDSTSSPNQTGSGVTEAGQDVDAPDNDNMNGSNGLNVMGGMKGTNGNFPNGQMPNDMEMPNGRNFGGNGGGGMGGMFGTGEKGPLRLFQTELSGQASWLMPVVLLGCIAIFAGLRRRSITSKHKEALFWLAWLLPVAAFFSVAGFFHQYYLIMLAPPIAALTGAGFVAMWKLYRDRSGWQAWLLPVSVLLTTLFGWYIMQAYNDTIGAGWSISELIAGILVTVILVVMLHRTHRWKQGFIIAGFMVMLIGPIYWAFTPITYGGNSMIPAAGPTGSNSMFGGAGMGMPMGNGAGDTEMPSMGGRGGMGNRNEGLDTVTLNYLKEHNTGETYLFATTDYNQAAPYIIDEKEAVITLGGFSGSDPVYTTEELEQLVKSGQVKYFMVGGMGGRGGNSEITDWIKEHGTEIPTSEWKTGTDSGSMDNGDTGNRAGFGFSGQTTLYEVKL from the coding sequence ATGGATCTTGTCCTTCTGCCGATTGTATTACTGGCGGCGTTTCTGAATGGGTACGGTATCTGGAACGATCAATATGCCAATTCCTACTATACGACTGCCGTTGGTAGTATGCTCAGCAACTTCCATAACTTTTTCTATGCTTCATTAGACTCGGCAGGCTCGGTCACTGTAGATAAACCACCTGTTGTCTTCTGGATTCAAACGGCCTTTGCCTATGTCTTCGGATTGCACGGATGGAGTGTTATTTTGCCTCAGGTATTAGCGGGGATCGGTTCGGTGCTCCTGATCTATTTCATGGTGAAACCTACATACGGTCTTGCAGCAGCACGGATCTCGGCGCTTGCAATGGCGACTGTGCCTGTCGTGGCGGCAGTCAGCCGGACCAATAATATTGACAGCATGCTGGTGTTTACACTACTGCTGGGTTCATGGTTTTTGTTCAAAGGCAGCAAACAAGGCAGTGCTTGGCGCATTCTCGTTGCCTTTGGGTTAATAGGCATAGCCTTTAATATGAAAATGCTTCAAGCCTACATGATTCTCCCGGCTTTTTATTTGTTCTATTTGCTTGCATTTCAGGCGAAATGGAGAAGGAAGATCATCCTGATGATCGGCAGCACAGCAGTTCTGGCGGTCGTTTCCTTATCCTGGGCAGTCACAGTGGATTCTATCCCTGAAGACCAAAGACCTTATATCGGCAGTAGTGAAACGAACTCGGTCATGGAACTCGCCTTTGGATACAATGGTCTGGCTCGCCTAACGGGTCAGCAGAATACCGCAGGTAACGCCGGTAAGCCAAATGGGATCGGACAGGGAAATAATCGTGGCAATCGAGGGGATTCGACCTCATCTCCCAATCAGACAGGCAGTGGTGTGACTGAGGCTGGGCAAGATGTCGATGCACCGGATAACGATAATATGAATGGTTCGAACGGCTTGAACGTCATGGGCGGCATGAAGGGGACGAATGGTAATTTCCCGAATGGGCAGATGCCAAATGATATGGAAATGCCAAACGGAAGAAATTTTGGCGGTAATGGTGGCGGAGGCATGGGAGGCATGTTTGGTACGGGGGAGAAAGGTCCTCTGCGTCTGTTCCAGACTGAACTTTCAGGTCAAGCTAGCTGGCTTATGCCAGTTGTGCTGCTTGGGTGCATTGCCATATTTGCAGGGTTAAGACGGAGAAGTATAACCAGCAAGCACAAGGAGGCCTTGTTCTGGTTGGCCTGGCTGCTTCCGGTTGCTGCCTTTTTCAGTGTGGCAGGTTTCTTCCATCAGTATTATCTGATTATGCTTGCACCTCCAATTGCAGCGCTGACTGGTGCAGGATTTGTAGCGATGTGGAAATTATATCGTGATCGCAGCGGATGGCAGGCATGGTTGCTTCCGGTGTCCGTGCTGCTGACGACACTGTTTGGCTGGTATATCATGCAGGCGTATAACGATACGATTGGTGCAGGATGGTCCATAAGTGAATTAATTGCAGGCATTCTGGTCACGGTCATCCTGGTCGTTATGCTTCATCGCACACATAGATGGAAACAGGGCTTCATTATTGCGGGATTCATGGTGATGCTGATCGGTCCGATCTATTGGGCATTCACCCCAATTACTTATGGTGGTAACAGTATGATTCCGGCAGCAGGACCGACGGGTTCCAATAGCATGTTTGGTGGAGCCGGAATGGGCATGCCGATGGGCAACGGTGCAGGAGATACAGAAATGCCTTCAATGGGCGGCCGTGGCGGAATGGGCAACCGTAACGAAGGATTGGATACAGTCACACTGAATTATCTGAAAGAGCACAATACAGGCGAAACGTATCTCTTCGCCACTACGGACTATAATCAGGCAGCACCTTATATCATCGATGAGAAAGAAGCAGTGATCACGCTTGGCGGTTTTTCCGGATCAGACCCGGTGTACACAACAGAGGAACTTGAGCAACTCGTCAAGAGCGGGCAAGTGAAATACTTCATGGTTGGTGGCATGGGTGGTCGCGGAGGAAACTCAGAAATTACCGATTGGATCAAAGAGCATGGAACCGAGATTCCAACTTCAGAATGGAAGACAGGCACCGACAGCGGATCTATGGATAACGGAGACACCGGAAACAGAGCTGGCTTTGGATTTAGCGGACAGACCACCTTGTACGAAGTGAAATTGTAG
- a CDS encoding SDR family NAD(P)-dependent oxidoreductase encodes MKKTVFVTGANKGIGYEIVKQLGEAGWKVILGARSVERGEAAVSELTSRGLDVEFVQIDMIDMKSIELAADTIYKKYPSINLLINNAGMPGAFSHSFTDTKEEDLRNAFEVNFFGTFRLNQRLFPLIKDNEGTIINVSSDMASLDHMQNAEFTLNAFDYNSSKTANSAMTLSMAYEVKNSRAQVFAVTPGFTSTDLNGNAEGGKSKEAGAAIIVRYATDGKRHNGEFLDENGVYPW; translated from the coding sequence ATGAAAAAGACTGTTTTTGTAACCGGAGCAAATAAAGGGATTGGATATGAGATCGTAAAACAGTTGGGTGAAGCAGGTTGGAAAGTTATCCTCGGCGCACGCAGTGTCGAACGAGGGGAAGCAGCTGTTTCGGAGTTAACTTCCAGGGGATTAGATGTAGAATTTGTGCAGATCGACATGATCGACATGAAGAGTATCGAGCTGGCAGCTGATACGATCTATAAGAAGTATCCCTCAATAAACCTTCTGATCAATAATGCAGGTATGCCTGGTGCATTCTCTCATTCCTTCACGGATACGAAAGAGGAAGATCTGCGGAACGCCTTCGAAGTGAACTTTTTCGGCACGTTCCGTTTGAATCAGCGCTTGTTCCCGTTAATCAAAGATAATGAAGGTACAATTATTAATGTATCGAGCGACATGGCTTCTCTGGACCATATGCAAAATGCGGAATTTACTTTAAATGCCTTCGACTATAACTCATCCAAAACGGCCAACAGTGCCATGACACTTTCGATGGCTTATGAAGTCAAAAACAGCAGGGCTCAAGTCTTTGCGGTAACACCGGGATTCACGTCAACAGATCTTAACGGCAATGCCGAAGGCGGTAAATCAAAAGAAGCCGGCGCTGCAATTATCGTGCGCTATGCGACAGACGGTAAACGTCATAACGGGGAGTTCCTTGATGAGAATGGCGTATACCCTTGGTAA
- a CDS encoding GNAT family N-acetyltransferase: protein MGVSLDKADLKDAVTVHEMKVKAFMPLLEKYQDFETSPANETVERIITQINQSFTDYFIIRHLEIAVGGIRVVKKDNRIYSISPIFILPEHQGKGIAQKVLTMVGQIYDDAKSWKLGTILQEKGNCYLYEKIGYKKTSATKAINDKMTMVFYEKHL, encoded by the coding sequence ATGGGGGTTTCATTGGATAAAGCAGATTTGAAAGATGCAGTGACTGTTCATGAGATGAAAGTCAAAGCATTTATGCCTTTGTTAGAAAAATATCAGGATTTTGAAACAAGCCCCGCTAATGAAACCGTAGAAAGAATTATTACTCAAATCAATCAATCTTTTACAGATTATTTCATAATTCGTCATCTTGAAATTGCTGTTGGTGGAATTAGAGTCGTGAAAAAAGATAATCGGATCTACAGTATTAGCCCAATTTTTATACTGCCAGAACATCAAGGAAAAGGAATTGCTCAAAAAGTCTTAACAATGGTCGGGCAGATATATGATGATGCAAAGTCATGGAAATTGGGTACCATCTTACAAGAGAAAGGGAACTGTTATTTGTATGAAAAGATAGGCTACAAAAAAACGAGTGCAACAAAAGCAATTAACGACAAAATGACAATGGTATTTTATGAAAAGCACTTATAA
- a CDS encoding GNAT family N-acetyltransferase has protein sequence MNQPILTDELIIDCKDIYLREYRLEDLEKLQEITWQPEVYEFLPGWNATMEERTLWLTEYEIPENQRFKQAVMAGGNIGELYLRMAIVLKENDEFIGWCCSGIKDELPAPNREIMYGISKHFRNRGYTTQAVKGMTQYLFEHTNVEILNAIALITNQASNKVIQKCDFERLNLIEIEDEPYIHYQLCKREGLF, from the coding sequence ATGAACCAACCCATACTAACCGATGAGTTAATCATCGATTGCAAGGATATTTATTTGCGCGAATATCGACTTGAAGATTTGGAGAAACTGCAAGAAATTACGTGGCAACCTGAGGTGTATGAATTCTTACCGGGATGGAACGCTACAATGGAAGAGAGGACCCTGTGGCTCACCGAATATGAAATTCCTGAGAATCAGCGTTTTAAACAAGCTGTGATGGCGGGTGGCAATATCGGAGAGTTATATTTACGTATGGCTATCGTACTTAAAGAGAATGATGAGTTCATAGGATGGTGCTGCTCAGGGATCAAGGACGAACTGCCAGCACCCAATCGGGAGATTATGTACGGTATTTCGAAACACTTCAGGAATCGTGGCTATACAACGCAGGCAGTAAAAGGAATGACACAGTATTTGTTTGAACATACCAACGTGGAAATATTAAATGCCATCGCTTTGATTACCAATCAGGCATCCAACAAGGTCATACAGAAATGTGATTTTGAACGGTTAAATTTGATCGAGATCGAGGATGAACCCTATATCCATTATCAACTGTGTAAGCGCGAAGGTCTTTTTTGA
- a CDS encoding MerR family transcriptional regulator: MLTIGEVAKKVEISIGAIRFYERKGLLKPAARNEQNNRLYLEDDLNWLVFIKCLRETGMSVEDIKKYYDQVNEGTSTLKERTKLIEDQKQKLLNDIEEKKAQLVHLDNKLERYYRGENF, translated from the coding sequence ATGTTAACGATCGGAGAAGTAGCGAAAAAAGTTGAGATTTCAATTGGAGCGATCCGCTTTTATGAAAGAAAGGGACTGCTGAAACCTGCTGCACGAAATGAGCAGAATAACCGTCTTTATTTGGAGGATGATCTGAACTGGCTGGTCTTTATCAAATGCCTTCGCGAAACGGGGATGAGTGTGGAAGACATCAAAAAGTATTATGATCAGGTCAATGAAGGAACCTCCACCCTGAAGGAAAGAACCAAGCTGATTGAGGACCAAAAGCAAAAGTTGCTGAATGATATCGAGGAGAAAAAAGCGCAGCTTGTTCATTTGGATAACAAACTGGAGCGCTATTATCGAGGAGAAAATTTTTAA
- a CDS encoding ATP-binding cassette domain-containing protein encodes MEIELTSIRIEASESSKRALLEDVSVQLNSGEITLLLGCTGSGKTTLLQTLAGLRPPDAGSITLDGTPFWKEGKVPQSILLQMGLLFQFPEQQLFARSIQREFTYSLRPYRLSEKQQQEQITKALKQWDPPVSSELDRRFHLDRSPFALSGGEKRRLGLALGGVTNPHWLLLDEPSAGLEAQSVGLLLDVLEQHRLAGGGGVVATHDLDTFLPCADRVLLLQEGRLIADLTPRELHKRPELLEQTGIGLPPSMRLAQQFRAAGLELPLTAMTPEEMTECIVQSKPVEVQIQNESIEASWTVTKEVKSVAMEYEEEALMLSSIKTVDDPKLLPNTLTHSGGLYGVMDPRLKWILYILLVTAAMLQQRWLGLTLTLVPVIAALAVLPRQTLAGCMKLMKPLLFFFIISTALSGTTLSTEGGGLHFGFSLMQAEGTLLNVYRLFIVTLASLWFSLTTPYGRMVEGLNWVLGIGKKIRLPVASFALAVSLIFRFIPMIWSEWQRFSLIVRARGKAALRPNTVRIRDLGPMVIPLLMALFQRAEDMTIAMEMRKVREHSMLGGRSSLLVWSKRDTWISLAGLIVFVLLIWIRQL; translated from the coding sequence TTGGAGATCGAGCTAACCAGTATACGTATAGAAGCATCGGAATCGAGCAAACGTGCACTGCTTGAAGATGTGAGTGTCCAGTTGAACAGTGGGGAAATCACCTTGCTGCTGGGCTGTACGGGTTCAGGAAAAACGACTTTACTACAGACGTTGGCTGGTCTGAGACCACCCGATGCAGGAAGTATCACATTGGATGGCACACCTTTCTGGAAAGAAGGAAAAGTGCCGCAGTCGATTTTATTGCAAATGGGACTACTGTTTCAATTTCCGGAACAACAACTGTTTGCCCGAAGTATTCAGCGTGAATTCACATATTCTCTGCGTCCCTATCGACTTTCAGAGAAACAGCAACAAGAGCAGATCACAAAAGCACTGAAGCAATGGGACCCGCCAGTGTCCTCAGAGTTGGACCGACGTTTTCATCTGGACAGGTCGCCATTTGCTCTAAGTGGGGGAGAGAAGCGCAGGTTAGGTCTTGCTCTCGGAGGTGTGACCAATCCACACTGGCTTCTGCTGGATGAGCCAAGCGCCGGGTTGGAAGCGCAAAGTGTCGGGCTTTTGCTGGATGTATTGGAGCAACATCGTCTGGCAGGTGGTGGGGGCGTGGTAGCAACCCATGATCTGGATACATTTTTGCCTTGTGCGGATCGAGTATTGCTGTTGCAGGAAGGCCGTTTAATCGCCGATCTTACGCCGAGAGAACTTCACAAAAGGCCTGAACTGCTGGAGCAGACAGGAATCGGACTGCCACCATCGATGAGACTGGCACAGCAGTTTAGAGCAGCGGGCCTTGAGCTGCCTTTGACCGCGATGACGCCAGAAGAGATGACTGAGTGTATTGTTCAGTCCAAGCCAGTTGAAGTACAGATTCAAAATGAATCGATAGAAGCATCATGGACGGTAACGAAGGAAGTCAAGAGCGTTGCAATGGAATATGAAGAAGAAGCACTGATGCTGTCGTCCATTAAAACGGTAGATGATCCAAAGCTTCTTCCAAACACATTGACTCATTCAGGCGGATTATATGGCGTCATGGACCCGCGTCTGAAATGGATTCTGTATATCTTGCTGGTCACTGCTGCGATGCTTCAACAGCGCTGGTTGGGATTGACGTTAACACTGGTGCCGGTAATAGCAGCACTTGCCGTGCTCCCGCGTCAGACTTTGGCTGGATGTATGAAGTTAATGAAGCCACTGTTATTCTTTTTCATCATATCAACGGCGTTATCTGGGACAACCCTTTCAACAGAGGGAGGAGGTCTGCACTTTGGCTTTTCCCTGATGCAGGCGGAGGGCACTTTGCTGAATGTGTATCGTTTGTTTATCGTCACGTTGGCAAGTCTATGGTTTTCACTGACGACGCCTTATGGGCGAATGGTAGAAGGGCTTAACTGGGTACTCGGTATCGGTAAAAAGATCAGGTTGCCCGTAGCTTCGTTCGCTCTAGCTGTTTCGTTAATCTTTCGGTTTATCCCGATGATCTGGAGTGAGTGGCAGCGATTCTCACTGATCGTACGGGCACGTGGAAAGGCAGCTTTAAGACCAAATACCGTTCGAATTCGTGACCTGGGTCCGATGGTGATTCCCTTGTTAATGGCACTGTTCCAACGTGCAGAGGATATGACCATTGCGATGGAAATGCGTAAAGTTAGAGAGCACTCTATGCTCGGAGGACGTTCATCGTTATTAGTATGGTCCAAACGTGATACCTGGATTAGCCTCGCTGGCCTCATTGTTTTTGTACTATTAATATGGATTCGCCAATTGTGA